GTCGCATTGACGGTGCACCCTTCCTGCATGGTATATCTGTAGAAACTCTCTGCTCCTTATACCTTAGTATCAATTCTATACTTCGTATCATTTTAATACAAAAGGAGAACAGACCATGTACTGCTATCAGTGTGAAGAGACGGCAAAGGGGTGCGGATGCACGGGTATGGGCGTCTGCGGCAAGGACGCCGAGACCGCCGGGCTTCAGGACGTCCTGATCTTCCTGACAAAGGGGATCGCGGTGCGGAACCTCGCGGCGATGGAGAGGGGAGAGGGGAACAGAGAGGCCGGGAGGTTCATCGCTGAAGCTCTCTTTGCGACCCTGACCAACGTGAACTTCGACAGAGAGCGCTTCCACGCGTACATCAGGCAGGCGGTCGCGCTCCGCGACGCCCTCCCCCCTGCCGGCGAGGACGAACCCGACGCCTGCACCTGGACGCCGGCGGACGACGCCGCTATCGCGGCAAAGGCGGAGGAAGTTGGCGTGCTGGTGACGGAAAACGAGGACGTCAGGTCTTTGCGCGAACTCCGGGTCTACGGCCTGAAGGGCGTCGGGGCGTATTACTACCACGCGGCCGCCCTCGGGTATGAGGACGACGAGGTCACTGCCTTCCTCCAGAAGGCGCTCGCCTCCACCCTCCGCGACCTCACGGTTGACGAGATGGTCGGCATCGTGCTGGAGTGCGGCAGCGTGGGCGTGAAGACCCTGGCCCTCCTCGATACGGCGAACACCTCGACCTTCGGCACCCCGGCGATCACGACGGTCAGGACGGCGCCTGGCACGCGGCCGGGCATCCTGGTCACCGGCCACGACCTGAAGGATCTGAAGGATCTCCTCGACCAGACAGAGGGGAAGGGCGTGGACGTGTACACCCACGGCGAGATGCTCCCCGCCCACGCCTACCCGGTCTTCAAGAAATACGAGAACCTGGTCGGCAACTACGGCGGTTCCTGGCCCTTCCAGAAGGAGGAGTTCGAGGCCTTCAACGGCCCGGTGCTCGTCACGACGAACTGCCTGGTCCCGCCGAAGGAGTCGTACAGGGACCGCGTCTACACCACCGGCCCGGTCGGTTTCGCCGGCTGCACCCATATCCAGGCGGCCGAGGGCGGCACGAAGGACTTTTCCGCAGTGATCGCACACGCACAGGCCTGCCTGCCCCCGAAGGACCTGCACGGCAGGGCGAGGCCTCGCTGGGTCTCTCTCTTCGGCGAGATGGGCGGCAACGGGAACAGGGACCTCGTCACCGGCTGCGCCCACGGTGCGGTGCTCGCCATCGCCGACACCGTGGTCGATGCGGTGAAGAAGGGCGCGATCAGGCGGTTCGTCGTCATGGCGGGCTGCGACGGGCGGCAGGCCGAGCGCTCCTACTACACGGAGTTTGCAGAAGCTCTGCCGAAGGACACCGTCATCCTGACCGCGGGCTGCGCCAAGTTCCGGTACAACGGCCTCGACCTCGGCGATATCGGCGGCATCCCTCGCGTCCTCGACGCCGGCCAGTGCAATGACTGCTACTCCCTGGTGGTGATCGCGCAGGCGCTTGCGAAGGCCTTCGGCGTCGGGATCAACGACCTCCCGATCTCGTACAACATCGCCTGGTACGAGCAGAAGGCGGTGCTCGTCCTCCTCGCCCTCCTTCACCTGGGCGTCAAAAACATCACCCTCGGCCCCCGCCTCCCTGCCTTTGTCTCTCCGGGCGTGCTGAAGGTTCTCGTCGAGACTTTCGGGATCCGGGCGAACACGACCGTCGCGGACGACCTGAAGATGATGGTGCCCGGGAACTGAAAAATTTCATTTTTTCCAATGAGAAATGGGCAAAATCTCTCGCCAAAGAAAGTGTATGTGAACACTTCAACCCTAAACTATCATGAGGAGATGTAGGTGAACCCCAGGTCTCGATGGCCAGAGTACCTCTATTATTAGGACA
This window of the Methanofollis ethanolicus genome carries:
- the hcp gene encoding hydroxylamine reductase; this encodes MYCYQCEETAKGCGCTGMGVCGKDAETAGLQDVLIFLTKGIAVRNLAAMERGEGNREAGRFIAEALFATLTNVNFDRERFHAYIRQAVALRDALPPAGEDEPDACTWTPADDAAIAAKAEEVGVLVTENEDVRSLRELRVYGLKGVGAYYYHAAALGYEDDEVTAFLQKALASTLRDLTVDEMVGIVLECGSVGVKTLALLDTANTSTFGTPAITTVRTAPGTRPGILVTGHDLKDLKDLLDQTEGKGVDVYTHGEMLPAHAYPVFKKYENLVGNYGGSWPFQKEEFEAFNGPVLVTTNCLVPPKESYRDRVYTTGPVGFAGCTHIQAAEGGTKDFSAVIAHAQACLPPKDLHGRARPRWVSLFGEMGGNGNRDLVTGCAHGAVLAIADTVVDAVKKGAIRRFVVMAGCDGRQAERSYYTEFAEALPKDTVILTAGCAKFRYNGLDLGDIGGIPRVLDAGQCNDCYSLVVIAQALAKAFGVGINDLPISYNIAWYEQKAVLVLLALLHLGVKNITLGPRLPAFVSPGVLKVLVETFGIRANTTVADDLKMMVPGN